A single genomic interval of Pyrus communis chromosome 7, drPyrComm1.1, whole genome shotgun sequence harbors:
- the LOC137740374 gene encoding putative E3 ubiquitin-protein ligase RING1a: protein MARKEEEPKQSPINPKNQQRKSGPVEVETNGTSGNAIIFSPRFKSVAAMAGWDEESLLIASLVVDDTPDRDFKHKKRSVLGSKTPPTNSSRRKRRAQRRSPISIPVAVLDLDDAEETARDETEKEKKMKQKIAANKEKETREDKMAESSGGSCPPRSELPCLDKLREELSCAICLEICFEPSTTPCGHSFCKKCLRSAADKCGKRCPKCRQLISNSRSCTVNTVLWNTIQLLFPQEVEARKAVGASNGRETARQSPGKAVYNTRNVQSRRASGVSSSSSSREMTMRRRRVILTQDEEDEPEHRNPEQGADRSIRFIRASSGEMNVRSSSRRTPSQDEDAALALRLQREEFMDAFRGTPDESSSSWISSARANMRAMASRATNHRLTRHML from the exons ATGGCGAGGAAAGAAGAAGAGCCGAAACAGAGTCCGATAAACCCGAAAAACCAGCAAAGAAAATCAGGCCCAGTTGAAGTCGAAACCAATGGCACCAGCGGCAATGCTATTATATTCAGCCCCAGATTCAAATCCGTGGCCGCCATGGCCGGTTGGGACGAAGAGAGCCTTCTAATTGCAAGCCTGGTGGTTGATGATACGCCGGACAGAGATTTTAAACACAAGAAACGCTCCGTCTTGGGCTCCAAGACCCCACCCACCAATTCATCAAGAAG AAAGCGCAGAGCTCAGAGAAGGAGCCCGATTTCAATCCCTGTAGCTgttcttgatcttgatgatgCAGAAGAAACTGCAAGGGACG AGAcggagaaagagaagaagatgaagcagaAAATTGCTGCGAATAAAGAGAAGGAAACGAGAGAAGATAAAATGGCTGAGAGCTCTGGTGGTTCTTGCCCGCCAAGGTCGGAACTTCCTTGCTTGGATAAGCTCAGGGAAGAACTTTCTTGCGCT ATCTGCTTGGAGATTTGCTTTGAACCAAGTACTACTCCTTGTGGCCACAG TTTCTGTAAGAAATGCTTACGGTCCGCCGCTGATAAATGTGGGAAGAGGTGCCCCAAGTGCAGGCAGCTAATCAG CAATAGTAGATCCTGCACCGTCAACACGGTTCTTTGGAACACGATACAGCTTCTGTTTCCGCAAGAAGTTGAAGCAAGGAAAGCTGTTGGAGCCTCAAATGGTAGAGAAACTGCTCGTCAAAGCCCCGGAAAGGCTGTGTATAACACAAGGAATGTTCAAAGTAGAAGGGCATCGGGGGTAtcaagcagcagcagcagcagagaaATGACCATGAGGAGAAGACGGGTGATATTAACCCAAGATGAAGAGGACGAACCTGAGCATCGGAACCCAGAACAAGGCGCTGATAGAAGTATTCGGTTTATAAGGGCATCAAGCGGAGAGATGAATGTGAGGAGTAGTAGTAGAAGGACCCCAAGCCAAGACGAGGATGCTGCATTGGCTCTAAGATTGCAGAGAGAGGAGTTTATGGACGCTTTTAGGGGAACCCCTGATGAATCCAGTAGTTCTTGGATTTCTTCGGCGAGAGCAAACATGAGAGCCATGGCATCCAGAGCTACTAACCACCGTCTTACCCGACATATGTTGTAG